From the Clostridia bacterium genome, the window GAGATTTCGGCTCTTGTAATTATGCTGTGGGCAACCGCTTCCAAATGGCCTATGCTCATTATCGCAATCAACTCAAAAGTCAGGGAGAACTGCATGGTAAAACTGTTGTGATCAATTGGCCACTCTGGAAAGATGGCGGTATAAAGCTCGGAGAAGAAGAAAATGCCGGAATGTATCTTAAGTCCAGTGGTCAAAGCTATCTGGAGACAAGGGAAGGGCTAAGTGCATTTGACCGCATTTTAAGCCAGAATAAAACCCAGCATTTAGTGATAGTAGGCCAACCCAGCCGTGTTCAACGTTTCTTGGGCCTGGGTCAGCAGCAACCGGTGAAAGATGCCCATAAAGCTGCCAGTATCCCGGGTAGAGGCCGACGCCCGGAAATGAAGGGAATGAACCTGGAACAATGCCTGGAATGGGATATTAAAGAGCAGATCAGTAAGTTGCTAAAAACCTCGCGGGATAAGCTATATGTTGGAGCCAACTTAGCAGACTTTGGATTCGATTCCATCAGTTTAGCCGAAATGGCAAAGCTGCTGACAGCTCATTATGGAATAGAAATAACCCCAGCCCTGTTTTTTGGGCATTCAACTATAGAAAAATTAATTCAATATTTTGCAGATCAACACCAGCAAGCTGTAATGGAATTTTATCGGGAAGATGTTGTTGAGCAGACCGTAGAGACAATAACACCGATGTCAATGCCACTTCCTAAATGGCAGCTAACCGGAAAATTCAGATTTAAGCTGGGCAAGTCCGGGCAAAGTACTCCGGAACCAATTGCAATTATCGGAATAAGCGGGCGGTTTCCTGAGGCTCGGAATGTCGATGAAATGTGGCGCATTCTGAGCGAAGGGCGGGAAGTGGTAAAAGAAATTCCTTCAGAGCGGTTCGATTGGAGGCAATATTACGGAGATCCTACCAAAGAAGCTGGAAAAACCAATTGTAAATGGTGCGGTTGTATTCCGGGGGTAAGTGAATTTGATCCCATGTTTTTTGAGATATCGCCCCGTGAAGCGGCGGGCATGGATCCTCGGCAGCGGCTGTTACTCCAGGAAGCCTGGAAGGCCTTGGAGGATGCAGGGTATGGAGCAAAACATATTAAGAATAACAGAATCGGGATGTTTGTGGGAGTAGAACAGGGGGATTATCAATCGCTCCATAAAGAAAAGGGCAGCATCACTTTTAACAATAACGCAATTTTAGCAGCGCGTTTAGCATATTTCCTGAATCTGAACGGGCCTGTAATGGCAATTGATACTGCTTGCTCATCCGGTTTAGTTGCAGTACATCAAGCTTGTATGAGCTTGCGCAATTACGAGAGCGATACCATGATAGCCGCGGGAGTCAATTTGCTGCTGACTCCGGAGCTTTATCTGCAGATGAGCGGGGCCGGGATGCTGTCTGACGACGGCAAATGCTATGTGTTTGACAAACGAGCTAATGGGATAGTTCCCGGTGAAGCAGTAGCGGTAGTAGTGCTGAAACGGTTATCTCAGGCAATAACCGATGGTGACCCGATTTACGCCGTGATTAAAGGATGTGGAATCAATTATGACGGAAAAACCAACGGAATAACAGCTCCCAGCGGGGTAGCGCAAACCAGACTGGTGAAAGAAGTATATGACAAATACCGTGTTAATCCTGAAGAGATAGAATATATTGTGACTCATGGAACCGGAACCAGGTTAGGCGATCCGGTCGAGATCAATGCTTTATATGATGCTTTTAAAGACTATACTCAAAAACAGCATTATTGTGCCATTACTTCAACCAAGACCAATTTCGGGCATACTCTTGCCGCTTCAGGAATAGTCAGCCTGATTAGTCTCGTACAAGCTCTTAGCCATGAGACAATTCCTGCCAGTCTACACTGTGAAATTGAAAATGACTATATTAAGTGGAGGGAAAGCCCTTTCTATGTAAGCAAAACGGCTAAGCCCTGGCCAAAGGAAGGTAGAAAAACACGGACCGGTGCAGTAAGTGCTTTCGGAATGAGTGGAACAAACGCCCATGCAGTGCTACAGAGCTATTCTCAGGAGGAACCCTGTGTATATCCGGAGCAGCCTCCGTACTTCCTGCTTGCGTTTTCAGCGAAGACCAGGGAGGCTTTGCAAGAAAAAGTCCGGGATATGATCGCTGTGTTACAAAGTAGGGATCTACAGGAGAAGGATTTGCTCCGGGTCAGCTACACCTTGCTGGAAGGCCGGCAGCATTTTAGCTGCCGCTTGGCAGTTGTGGTCCGGGACAGGGAAGATGCTGTATATGTATTGGAGCAGGCAGAGAGTATGGAGAAATTGCCCAATCTGTTTCAGGGAAATGTTTCCCGGGACTTTACGGAACAAACAGCAATGCGGCAGTGTGCTCAAGACCTGCTAAAGCAGGGCTTGACCCTGCAAAAGGATAGGAATAAATATAAGGAAGTACTTTATGCCTTGGCAGATCTTTATTGTCAAGGCTATGAAGTCCCGTGGAACCAGCTGTACGGCGGTATGAAGCTTAGCCGTATTCATCTGCCTACTTATCCGTTTGCCAGGGAACATTATTGGGCATCCAGGACCGGGACTGAGTCTGCAGATAATGGAAGGGCATCAACATCAGCTCCTAAAAACCTTTTACAACCACTAACCACAGCATGGACGGCTTTGTGCAAAATACCTGACAAACCCTGTGGGATTTCGTTACGGCCTGCATCAGACGAAATAATTCCGTCTGTTAGACCAATTAATCAAGCCCATCAATCATCCGCACTGCTGCCGGAGGGTGTGTCATTCCTGCAACCGGGAGCCGGCAGCGAATCCGAATCTGCGAATTATAGCCAAACAACCGTGTCAGTAGAATCACTACAGGAAGAGCTTGCAGCCAGTCTGGCGGAAGCTTTGTATATGGAGTGCCGTGATGTGGACTTGGATAAAAAATTTATCGATATGGGACTGGATTCGGGAATAGGGGTGGAATGGATACGGACAATAAACAAACGCTATGGTATTTCTATTTCGGCAACCAAAGTCTATGAGTATCCGAGTATTTTTGAATTTGCAGGATTCCTGGAAAAGGAATTGAATAAGTTTGGTCAAGCCCATCAATCATTCGCACTGCCGTCATCGAATATCTCATTGTCACAATTGTCAGATGCCGAAGAATCCGAATTTGCGAATTACAGCCAAACAACCGTGTCGGTAGAGTTACTGCAGGAAGAGCTGGCAGCCAGTCTGGCCGAAGCTTTGTATATGGAGTGTCGTGATGTGGACTTGGATAATAAATTTATCGATATGGGACTGGATTCGGTAATAGGGGTGGAATGGATACGGACAATCAACAAACGGTACGGTACTTCTATTTCAGCAACCAAAGTCTATGAGTATCCGAATATTTTTGAATTTGCCCGATTCCTGGAAAAGGAATTGAAAAAAAGTGGTGAAGGGTTGATGTATAGGCCTTATGAACCTACCCCCGCAATTACAGGTACATCACAGGGAATCGAAGTAAATCCCGGGGATGTAAGAAAAGAACCGGTAAATGTAAAAAAAATGCCGGAGCATGCCTGGAAAAGCTATTCTTCATGTACATCCAAGTATGATGAAGCTGTCGCCATTGTGGGGATGTCGGGAAGATACCCTGATGCCGGCAACCTGGAGCAATACTGGAATAACCTGGTTGACGCCAGAAATTCTATCCGTGAGATTCCAGAATACCGTTGGGATGTGAGTAAATATTATGATCCACATCCTCTTCAAAAAGGCAAAATTTACTGCAAATGGCTTGGGTTATTAGAAGATATAGAATATTTCGATCCGCTATTCTTTAATATTCCCCCTACAGAGGCAGAAATCATGGATCCACAACACCGTATTTTTTTACAGGAAGGATATAAGGCGTTTGAAGATGCGGGCTATAGCCGCCAATCGCTAAGCAACAGAAAATGCGGTGTATATCTTGGAATTATGAGCAATGAGTACGGTATGATGCTATATAAAAACCAGGTCGGAATAACTAACATAACCGGTAACAGTTACGCTATCGGAGCAGCTCGTATTCCTTATTTCCTTAATCTTAAAGGACCGGCCATTCCTATTGATACAGCCTGTTCTTCATCACTGGTAGCTACGCATTTAGCGTGCCGGGCCTTACTAAACAGGGAAATCGATATGGCCTTGGTTGGTGGTGTAAGCGTGTACCTAGGACCGGAATCATATATCGGTATGTGTGCCGCCGGGATGTTATCACCTGAAGGACAATGCAAAACCTTTGACAATGGTGCAGATGGTTTTGTGCCGGGTGAAGGCGTTGGAGCATTGGTGCTGAAACGGTTAAAAGATGCTGAAGCTGACCGTGACTCCATATATGGTGTTATTATCGGCTCGGGGATTAACCAGGATGGTAAGACAAACGGAATTACTGCTCCCAGTGTGAGCAGCCAGATTGAACTGGAAAGGGAGATATATGAAAAATTTGATATTCACCCTGATAGTATTAGTTACGTAGAAATGCACGGGACGGGAACCAAGCTGGGAGATCCGATTGAACTGGAAGCATTAGCAACAGTTTTTACGGAAAAGACAAATCAGAAGAATTATTGTGCCATAGGATCTGTCAAAAGCAATATAGGTCATACTTCGGCAGCGGCCGGTATAGCAGGCATCCAAAAGGTGCTGCTTTGTATGAAGCACAGGAAGCTGGTTCCGACAATGAATTTTAAAAACCCGAATGAGCACTTCAATTTCGAAGAGTCTCCGTTTTATGTGAATACCGAATTAAAATCATGGGAAGTCGGTTCAGGGAATGCCCGGCGTGCTGCTGTGAGTTCCTTTGGATTCAGCGGAACCAATGCCCACATTGTTATCGAAGAATACCGGCCTAACGACTGTACAGCAAGGACACCGGTTTCAATCAACATAAACAACCCGGTACTGTTTGTACTGTCTGCTAAAAGTGAAGAACAGCTAAAAATCTATGCAGGGTCCATGAAGAATTTCATTGAATCACATAAGGACCTTAACCCGGCAGACATGGCCTATACCCTGCAGGTAGGACGTGAGGCGATGGACTGTCGCCTGGCCTTTTTGGCAGATACCATAGAGACAATAGTCAAAATGCTGGAAGGATTCATTAATAACAGTACAGCAACGGGAGTTCTGACTTCCCGGATAAAGAAGGATAGGGAAGGAGTATCGGTCTTTGAAGAGGATGAAGACGCGAAAGTCCTGCTCCAAACCTGGGTTCAAAAGAAAAAACTAAGAAAAATAGCGGAATTATGGGTGAAAGGTTTAAAACTTGATTGGAATCAACTCTATAATGATATCAAACCGTGCCGGATCAGTTTGCCGGCCTATCCGTTCGCCAGGGAACGTTACTGGGCGCTCAAGACAGGGGATGGATCTGAAGGCAGCAGTACCAGCCTTAATTCGGCAGAGGCTGTCAACTCTTTGGCTACCCAAAAAGTAATTCTTATAAAAGACTGGCAGCGAAAACCGGTATCAACCGGAACTGATGCACAAGCAGGCTTGGTAGTTGTTTTGGGAACAGATGCAACCGCGAAGCTTGCGTCGGCTTTGTTTGAAGATACGGAAGTAATCCGGGTGATTCAGGTTATTCATGGCGGGAGTCATTCATCTGAGTGGATATCTGCAGATTTTTACTCTGTCGCCTCAGGTGAAAGGCTTTATCAACATATAAAAAATAAACAAAAAAATCAAAAGTTGCTCGGTATTATTGATATTACAGCCTATGACAGCAGGTATGAACAATCTGCAGCCGTAGAGTCCGGGAAGATAGCATTTCTCCAAAAATTAATCGAGCATGACTGCAATGAGGGTTATTTCCTTTTGCAGGTCACACATAAAATAAATGATTTTCACATAGCAAAAACAACAATGCAAGGCGCCCGGCTGGCTGGGCTATACCGGATGCTAGGAGTTGAGTATAAGAGAATTGAGTCCATGACTATGGACAGCGATTGTTCACTCCAGGACCATGGTAAGCTGGCGAAGCAGATTCAAGATGAGTTTTTTAGCAGAAACAAAAACCTCACTGAATGCTGTTACCGGAATGCTGACCGGTATGAACCCCGGTTAAAGGTTATTAAGACTGATGAAGACATGCAGAAGAGCCTTTATACTCCGGAAAAGTATGATGACAATGATGTTATCATAATCACAGGAGGATCCCGTGGAATTGGTGCATCCATTGCAGAGCATGTCGTTTCTCAGGGAGTAAAAAATCTTGTAATAATTGGAAAAGAAGAATTACCAAATCAGTCTGATTGGAAAAATATACTGGAAAACAAAGGGATACCGGAGATTGAAGAGAAGCTCAAGCGCATGCAGTTCCTCGTTGAGAAAGGGGTAAAAGTCCATTATTACAGTACGCCTTTAACCGATCAAGCTGGAATAAGCGCCATGGTGGAGAAAATCCATCATGACCTGGGACCGGTCACAGGTGTTATCCACTGCGCAGGATTAACAAGCAATAATCCTGCTTTCTTCAAAAAAACACTATTCGAAATAGAAGCGGTTTGTGAGCCGAAAATGAAAGGACTGGTAACCTTACATAAGGCTCTTGAAAAAGACCCCCTGACCTTCTTTATCCTGTTTTCATCCATCTCAAGCGTTGTGCCGACACTATCAGCGGGGCAAAGTGATTATGCCATGGCAAATGCTTATATGGATTATTACGCATCGTACCAGGCAGGAGAAGGAAACTCTTATTTTAAATCGATCCAATGGCCGGCGTGGGATGAAACAGGGATGGCTGCTGGAAGGCTGCGCACGCCTGCTTACGCAAAGACGGGAATTGTATCCCATACAACAAGAGATGGGTTAGTATTCATGGACATTATTAAAAGGACATCCCTTGCTGTAAGCTTACCTTGTATGGTGATCCAGGGTGAAATATGTGATCAACTGCTGGAAAAAGAAATTATATCGGTAAAAAAAGAATCCGGGTCTATGTCGCAGCAAAAATCGGAATTATGGAGCAAGACGCTGCCGGGAGCGCAAAATGATTTGCGGACATCTATTGTCAAATGGCTGCAGGAAATTTTTAAATCTGAACTAAAGCTAACAATTGAGCAGCTGGACGAAGGCAAATCCTTTGATGAATATGGGGTTGATTCCATTATTCTGGCTCAATTGACGCAAGTTTTGCAGGAAGAGGCAGGTAAAACAATAGAACCGGCGTTGCTTTTGGAATACAGTACAATAGCCTCCCTGGCAGATTATTTTATGACCAGTCATGCGGAAGCTTTACAGAAAAAATTCAGACTTGAGATAAGAGAGACAGCAGGGGACTCCCCTCAAAAAGGCAATATTTCCGCGGACTATGAACCTTCTGAAACAGTAAAGGAAGGTCCTCTTAGCAGAAGTGAGCAGGTACATAACGGTCAGCCGATGGTCAGCAAACCGGTGGAATCAGCAGAAGATATTGCCGTGATTGGACTGTCATGCAGGTTTCCGGGGGCACCCGGAAAAGAGGCGTATTGGGAGTTGTTAACACAGGGGAGATCTGCTATTAAGCCTCTACCCGGACAACGGTGGGGTTTCAGTGGTAATAGTGTGTATTATGGCGGATGGATAGATAATATTGATCTTTTTGATCCGAAATTTTTCAATAT encodes:
- a CDS encoding SDR family NAD(P)-dependent oxidoreductase, which produces MLNVLFNYANGYIAVPVILACKTHGLFKKLDLEKPVLFTDLVKELQANSGYLRVALHILESLNWILRNDNDEYLLTPEAYIHLEIPETIIELMSFPMKDYLNKNQKKYRLRKWIELSSRGWDTDNPMLANFLDGMLVIPLLSALKDNNLLNSPENQKILLSSELNPVARKEIIELFINKGWISQKDGSICYTDEGCFIMDRIFITAIEASYKPVLNNISKIIFGDCKGVIEQDLSKNGMHAGYTLNIIRSAFQDEKYFSDLEEIILSIFNRKPFTEQPKYVVDMGCGDGRLLKKIYEVIKNKSLRGKVLHEHPVKLIGIDINEKALEETVHTLKDIDHIVLKGDIGEPEKVIVDLKNIGAQDAESILYVRSFLAHDRRYIPPSDDLEAIARSNTFSKAVHVDEDGNEIPSSFVVQSLVESFKQWVKVTGRHGLLILEEHCLEPKILRQFVDRCESLHFDALHRLSRQPLVEAEQFLMAAAEAGLFPNQDFFRKYPRDLSFSRFTLNHFECREYSIRYMQERDLPALEELEKQCWEPDMQVSISGLKKRWQIYPQGQLVLEMNNKVVGVIYSRRITSLETLRNTSFEDGDKLHRKDGATVQLLAVNILPELQHQNLGDQLLEFMLQRCSFINGIHSVVAVTRCKDYYRHSNLTIQEYISLRNGQGRLSDTILRFHELHGAQVRGLLPNYRIQDTKNQGCGVLVEYYILNRRRNEIQVEGGYQEKGVGVSAGDKTKILKDFVVKSINAVLGKTKEEEFALDRPLMEMGLDSTDLLELNEQISSKYQIHLEPAFFFKYRTAESIIAYLLERVYPEEVEEVTENREITIAGLDKQKGRCETKEADNFMANPAPSKKDIAIIGIACRLPGGVRNKEQLWELLAEGRDAIGNLPEQRLNWPDNIDIHSSHKGINRVGLLNEITGFDSAFFRISPKDAELMDPQQRILLELSWECLETAGYPAKALFGSKTGVFIGASGSDYNNRLIERGTQEIEAHYGVGISMSILANRISYFYDFNGPSLQIDTACSSSLVAVHEAVKSLQAGECGQALVSGINIICHPANSIAYYKAGMLSKDGRCKTFDKEANGYVRGEGAVMLLLKPLEQALSDQDSVFAVIKGSAVNHGGQASGLTVPNPDKQADLLIEAYKTTGIEPETVGYIEAHGTGTPLGDPIEINGLKGAFSKLSKAKAGIPEPYCGLGSIKTNIGHLEAAAGIAGLLKVVLSMQYKMIPASLNFNEINPHISLDKTPFYIINKNQPWQMPDNHSLRRAGVSSFGSGGTNAHVVLEEAPVIRRQPSKSLPGYIICLSAKTEEALRQKERDLALWLEKEGQQYELADISAALLFGREHFNIRAAYVAGGIGEIREKLKEVLEKGDAEGYFRDVNPKKKKQPQPVYEELGRTISQELLLGREMCRQEYEGKLIVLAELYVKGYNPDWQAISTEYKTLRISLPTYPFERGYYWIPQAEMINEPSDKAGRKKDSAPETQELHKLMTFEEFWQEKALPEISPVDFKTLVCFLSRPENQQTVEKTMQKLSPKTKVIFIAQDGTFAGQDKQRYSVDKTGIGGYTEAFRSIVEGSGTADAVLYLWPLEDRNCISDYYIIVYILQALSRAKLKTQRLILAGQFGNALERCYLESWIGFERSLRLVLPDTQIAVVYGENSGQNTESVIQDWLPRLLSELGSQKMQSSCYQAGKRHICQIKPTTLEPGDSLVKPGGTYLITGGCGRLGFLAAEHLAKTCTVKLILIGRSLNDADKQAKLKDLEAYGSQAIYLQADVSDPDRMKEGLSRARERFGEINGVIHAAGIEGRKSILDTEYRSFQQVLEPKIKGTLVLDEILREEALDFICYFSSSSAVLGDFGSCNYAVGNRFQMAYAHYRNQLKSQGELHGKTVVINWPLWKDGGIKLGEEENAGMYLKSSGQSYLETREGLSAFDRILSQNKTQHLVIVGQPSRVQRFLGLGQQQPVKDAHKAASIPGRGRRPEMKGMNLEQCLEWDIKEQISKLLKTSRDKLYVGANLADFGFDSISLAEMAKLLTAHYGIEITPALFFGHSTIEKLIQYFADQHQQAVMEFYREDVVEQTVETITPMSMPLPKWQLTGKFRFKLGKSGQSTPEPIAIIGISGRFPEARNVDEMWRILSEGREVVKEIPSERFDWRQYYGDPTKEAGKTNCKWCGCIPGVSEFDPMFFEISPREAAGMDPRQRLLLQEAWKALEDAGYGAKHIKNNRIGMFVGVEQGDYQSLHKEKGSITFNNNAILAARLAYFLNLNGPVMAIDTACSSGLVAVHQACMSLRNYESDTMIAAGVNLLLTPELYLQMSGAGMLSDDGKCYVFDKRANGIVPGEAVAVVVLKRLSQAITDGDPIYAVIKGCGINYDGKTNGITAPSGVAQTRLVKEVYDKYRVNPEEIEYIVTHGTGTRLGDPVEINALYDAFKDYTQKQHYCAITSTKTNFGHTLAASGIVSLISLVQALSHETIPASLHCEIENDYIKWRESPFYVSKTAKPWPKEGRKTRTGAVSAFGMSGTNAHAVLQSYSQEEPCVYPEQPPYFLLAFSAKTREALQEKVRDMIAVLQSRDLQEKDLLRVSYTLLEGRQHFSCRLAVVVRDREDAVYVLEQAESMEKLPNLFQGNVSRDFTEQTAMRQCAQDLLKQGLTLQKDRNKYKEVLYALADLYCQGYEVPWNQLYGGMKLSRIHLPTYPFAREHYWASRTGTESADNGRASTSAPKNLLQPLTTAWTALCKIPDKPCGISLRPASDEIIPSVRPINQAHQSSALLPEGVSFLQPGAGSESESANYSQTTVSVESLQEELAASLAEALYMECRDVDLDKKFIDMGLDSGIGVEWIRTINKRYGISISATKVYEYPSIFEFAGFLEKELNKFGQAHQSFALPSSNISLSQLSDAEESEFANYSQTTVSVELLQEELAASLAEALYMECRDVDLDNKFIDMGLDSVIGVEWIRTINKRYGTSISATKVYEYPNIFEFARFLEKELKKSGEGLMYRPYEPTPAITGTSQGIEVNPGDVRKEPVNVKKMPEHAWKSYSSCTSKYDEAVAIVGMSGRYPDAGNLEQYWNNLVDARNSIREIPEYRWDVSKYYDPHPLQKGKIYCKWLGLLEDIEYFDPLFFNIPPTEAEIMDPQHRIFLQEGYKAFEDAGYSRQSLSNRKCGVYLGIMSNEYGMMLYKNQVGITNITGNSYAIGAARIPYFLNLKGPAIPIDTACSSSLVATHLACRALLNREIDMALVGGVSVYLGPESYIGMCAAGMLSPEGQCKTFDNGADGFVPGEGVGALVLKRLKDAEADRDSIYGVIIGSGINQDGKTNGITAPSVSSQIELEREIYEKFDIHPDSISYVEMHGTGTKLGDPIELEALATVFTEKTNQKNYCAIGSVKSNIGHTSAAAGIAGIQKVLLCMKHRKLVPTMNFKNPNEHFNFEESPFYVNTELKSWEVGSGNARRAAVSSFGFSGTNAHIVIEEYRPNDCTARTPVSININNPVLFVLSAKSEEQLKIYAGSMKNFIESHKDLNPADMAYTLQVGREAMDCRLAFLADTIETIVKMLEGFINNSTATGVLTSRIKKDREGVSVFEEDEDAKVLLQTWVQKKKLRKIAELWVKGLKLDWNQLYNDIKPCRISLPAYPFARERYWALKTGDGSEGSSTSLNSAEAVNSLATQKVILIKDWQRKPVSTGTDAQAGLVVVLGTDATAKLASALFEDTEVIRVIQVIHGGSHSSEWISADFYSVASGERLYQHIKNKQKNQKLLGIIDITAYDSRYEQSAAVESGKIAFLQKLIEHDCNEGYFLLQVTHKINDFHIAKTTMQGARLAGLYRMLGVEYKRIESMTMDSDCSLQDHGKLAKQIQDEFFSRNKNLTECCYRNADRYEPRLKVIKTDEDMQKSLYTPEKYDDNDVIIITGGSRGIGASIAEHVVSQGVKNLVIIGKEELPNQSDWKNILENKGIPEIEEKLKRMQFLVEKGVKVHYYSTPLTDQAGISAMVEKIHHDLGPVTGVIHCAGLTSNNPAFFKKTLFEIEAVCEPKMKGLVTLHKALEKDPLTFFILFSSISSVVPTLSAGQSDYAMANAYMDYYASYQAGEGNSYFKSIQWPAWDETGMAAGRLRTPAYAKTGIVSHTTRDGLVFMDIIKRTSLAVSLPCMVIQGEICDQLLEKEIISVKKESGSMSQQKSELWSKTLPGAQNDLRTSIVKWLQEIFKSELKLTIEQLDEGKSFDEYGVDSIILAQLTQVLQEEAGKTIEPALLLEYSTIASLADYFMTSHAEALQKKFRLEIRETAGDSPQKGNISADYEPSETVKEGPLSRSEQVHNGQPMVSKPVESAEDIAVIGLSCRFPGAPGKEAYWELLTQGRSAIKPLPGQRWGFSGNSVYYGGWIDNIDLFDPKFFNINDNDAAVMDPQARLILEESLAAVYDAGYDHQQLSGQKIGVYIGGRSQPYINVNTVLQAPNPILGAGQNYLAANISRFFNFRGPSLVVDTACSSGLTGLQFASDSLRERRIDMALVGAVNILLSPFAHDMFAARSILSKNGEFHIFDKRSGGEVLGEGAGVVMLKRLSDAIKDGNHIYGIIKAVTVNNDGRTLGPGSPNINAQKQVMQEALASSSKKPEDIGYIEVNGGGSPVVDSLEIKALSDIYQLSNNKLASCVIGSVKPNIGHLLLTSGLAGFIRCVLSVYYKQIPPFLSASDPFEYYDFSASRIHFNRKIMSWEAAPGKKRVAAQNSFPDGGTNCHVLIEEFVHGGSYRQRYFPKGAPGMVKKHFPISPVPVPEPSFVVLKEGPEKEAGQHEGSLIKNVWGEIQW